The stretch of DNA TGTATTAAATGATCCTTTTTTGATATTTTTAATTCTTCTCAACTCGTATAACTCGATTTGAGGTTTCTATACTGAACTCATCTTAATAAATATGAAGTTTGTTCCAAATAAAAGCCTAAGACCAATTTGAGTGTCATATCCATGATTTGATGTATCGAAAACAAATAGGAATATTATAAAAAAGATTTCTTAATTCTAAATAAATAGTACTTTGAAGACTTATACCATTTACAGTTTGAATTTAACCCTCCTAAATTTCGATAAAATCGAAATTATCCTCCCTTTGAAAAGAACTACCGTGTTACACAAATATTGACACATGTAATGAATATAAAAGTTAGACACGGATTACACGAATTTTCAGGAATTATAGCCTGTCAACAGGTATCATTCCTGAAAATTCGTGTAATTCGTGTCTTTTTTTTACGAAATAGAAAAAGTCAAAATGAGTTCACTATATATCTTTTTAAAAAATACTTACCCAATTTGTAAAATAGGAATCCAGCTATCGCACCAAATGTTAATCCGCAAACAATGTCTAACGGATAATGTACACCTACATAAATCCTGCTATAAGCTACTACTGCACTCCAAAATAACAAAATAAAAATAAGGTACTTATAATATTGTTTAAGCATTAAACCGGCAAAGACAGCTGCTGCCATAGAATTAGATGAATGTCCTGAAAAGAATCCGTATTTTCCACACCGTACTGCTATAAACCGCATTTGATCAATTAAATCAGCCTCTCCGCAAGGTCTTGGACGTTGAAATCCTCGCTTAAACACATTGGTGATTTGATCTGTAAAAGTTATCAT from Flavivirga spongiicola encodes:
- a CDS encoding phosphatase PAP2 family protein yields the protein MINQLLEYDTELFLFLNNLGSEPWDNLWLIITNKLTFIPLYAILLYLLYKKYGLRSLLVFVVVVALMITFTDQITNVFKRGFQRPRPCGEADLIDQMRFIAVRCGKYGFFSGHSSNSMAAAVFAGLMLKQYYKYLIFILLFWSAVVAYSRIYVGVHYPLDIVCGLTFGAIAGFLFYKLGKYFLKRYIVNSF